ACCCGCAGGCCTTCCGTCCGCCGGAAGAAGCCGCAAACGTGCTTCACGTCGGCCTGCCCACCAACTTCAAGGCGTCGGTGTTCGCCGACGAGAAGCACAACAAGGTGTTGCGCGAGCTGGAGGCCGACATCGACGCGGTGACGCTCGACGGCCACGACGTGCCGGTGAAGCTGAAAGTGTTCGATTCCCTGTTCGTGCCGCTGGCGAAATGGTCGATGCTGCTCACCGGCAATTACCGCTGCATCACACCGCACGAGCCGCAGTCGATCCGCGACGCCGTGCACGGCGACCTGAAGCGCTCGCAGACGATCTACGACCATGTCGATGCCATCGCCCGCAAGCTCGGCGCCGATCCGCAGGACCAGGTGCCGTTCGCAAAATACGCCAAGGCCGCCGAGAGCCTGCTCAAGCCGTCATCGGCCGCGCGCGCGGTCGCGAGCGGCGCGCCCTTCATCGAGCGCGTCGACCTCCTGGTGAAGCTGATCTCGCATCAGCTCGGTGTGCCCAACGCCGAGATCGACCGCACCGTCGAGACCGTCGATCTCAAGCTGAACGAGAAGATCGTGCAGGGCGGATCCGGCGCGCAATAGCGCGCCGCATCCAGCGACGCCGGCGGCGCTGCGGCCGAACGTTGAGCCCCGGGCTGATCCGCGCGGCGCCAGCCGGGCCCCGATTTGCGAAAAATTTGCATCCATGCAAGGTCTGGCATTACGTAACGGAAGTTGCCGAACTGCCTCGAGCAGCTATTTTCGGATGCCGGTTCCGGGCAGCAGGTTCCAGTCTGCTCGCGCCAGCCGGATGACGGGCGAAAGAACAAGTCAGCGAAGATGGATCAGTTGACGTTGCAGGTCGCTCGCGCGGTGGAGGCCGGCGCGACAACCATGAAGGGCGTCATCGACGCGACCGGATTGTCCCGGCTCAAGGTCGAGCGCGCTTTGAACACGCTGGAGAAGCAAAAGCTGCTCGCCCGCGACGGCCAGGGCTTTCGTGCCATCGGCCTGCCGAAAGCGGCGCCGCTGGCCCGGCAGTGCGGATCGTGCAACGCCTGCTGCGATATTCTGGAAGTGGCCGCCGTCGACAAGCCGGTGAACCAGCTCTGCAAGCACTGGCAGACGGGCACCGGCTGCACCATCTACGACCGCCGCCCCCAGATGTGCCGCGCCTTCGTCTGCGCCTGGCTGCAAGGCCATCTCGACGACGACTGGTTCCCGGCGAAGTCGGGGATCATCGTCCATTTCAGCCAGGATGCCGTGAACGTCACGGTCGATGACCATTGCCCCGATCGCTGGCGCGAGGAGCCGTATTTCAGCAAGCTCGCCGAATGGTCGCTGAATGGCATCAGGCGGATTGGAAACCGAGGCTATGCGACCCTGATCGTCTCCGGCGCCGACCGCTTCCTGCTGCTCGGGCGCACCCTCGTTCCCGAACCGACGCTGTTCGGCACGGCGTTCGTGCCGCTCACGGCCGACACGTTCCGGTTCTGGCGGGCGACGTCGCCGGAACATTTGCAGCGATTGCACGAGCGCATCGCCGAGATGGACCGGATCAGGCAGGAATTCGGCTCCTGCGTCATCCCGGAGAACGAGGACGACGATCCGCAAGCCCCCTATCGGCCCGCACTTTTACGGCTATCGAATCATGCCTGAACGCCGCCGTGGGCAACGCGGCCGCACCAACGCCGTGCCGCTCGACGCGCCGCGACGGGATTGATAAGCCCCTGTCCGCGAATGACGGGGACTTGAGTCGGGCATGACGGTTGCGATCGAGATGGGGCAGACCACGGCGGGCGCCCCGGCCGCCATGGACCTCGAGGAACTCCTGGCGACCCGCCTCCTCGTGCAAGGCAATTCGGGCTCCGGCAAGTCGCATCTGCTGCGACGGCTGCTGGAGCAGAGCGCGCCCTGGGTGCAGCAGGCGATCATCGACCCCGAAGGCGATTTCGTCACGCTGGCCGAGCGTTTCGGCCATCTCGTGATCGAGGCCGAGGATCACACCGAGCGCGGCCTTCAGGTCGCCGGCGAGCGCGCGCGACTGCATCGCGTCTCCACCGTGCTCAATCTCGAAGGCCTCGACGCCGAGAACCAGATGCGTCGCGCCGCCGCGTTTCTCGGCGGGATGTTCGAGGTCGACCGCGACCATTGGTATCCGATGCTGGTGGTCGTCGACGAGGCGCAATTGTTTGCGCCGGCGGTGGCCGGCGAAGTCTCGGACGAAGCGCGAAAATTGTCGCTCAGCGCCATGACCAATCTGATGTGCCGCGGCCGCAAGCGCGGGCTGGCCGGCATCATCGCCACCCAGCGGCTGGCGAAGCTCGCCAAGAACGTCGCGGCGGAAGCCTCCAATTTCCTGATGGGCCGCACGTTCCTCGACATCGACATGGCGCGCGCCGCCGATCTGCTCGGCATGGAGCGGCGGCAGGCCGAAGCCTTCCGCGATCTCGAACGCGGCCAGTTCATGGCGCTCGGCCCCGCGCTGTCGCGCCGGCCGCTGCGTTTGCATATCGGCCCGACCGACACCTCGCCGCGCAACTCCACGCCGCGGCTGATGCCGCTGCCGGAAGCGGCCACGGAAGATATGCGCGCCATGATCCTGGCCGCGCCACCGCCCGACGCCAGCAGGCCGCAGCGACGGCCCGCACCCGATCTGCTGGAGCAGCTTCGCGCCGCAAAAGCTGCCTCACCGGTGATCCAGCCGGACGTCGACGAGGTGCCGGTCAGCGCCGAGGAACTCGCCGAGCGGCGCGAACGCGTCGATCGCACCCTTCGTGCCGTGCTCGCCGCACCCGACGCCGGCTTTCGCGCCGTCGGCGTGCTCTATCAGGAGTTCGTGGTCCGCTGCCGCATCGAGGGACTGGGCTCAGCCGTCCCTGATCTCACCGAATTCCGCCGCATGCTGACGCGCGCGCGCGCGGGGCTCGGCGCCGAACATGCCGAAGACGACGCCTGGCAGGACGTGTCGCTGCGCGCCTCGATCCTCCCCGACGACATGCAGGGTGTGTTCATGATGATCGCGCGCGCGGCCAAGGAAGGCTGGCCCTGCCCCGGCGATGCCGCGATCGCGCGCGCCTACGGCTCGCATTCGCTGCGCCGCGCGCAGCGGCTGCTCGGCTACATGGAGGAGCAGGGCCTGATCGTCGTCCAGCTCGACGGCGGCGGCCGCCGGATCGTGACGCTGGTCGAGCTGGCCTGGGCCACCGCACCTGGCGATCCCAATGGCGATGATCAGCCAGCGGAGCCGGTCGCGAGCGCGGCCTCGGCTTGAGCCTTACGCGGCCTCGGTACCGCCGAGATAGGCGTCGCGGATTCGAGGATCGTTTTTCAACGTGCGTGCCGAGCCGGACAGCACGATCTTGCCGGTCTGCAGCACATAGGCATCGTGCGCGATCTCCAGCGCGAGGCTGGCGTTCTGCTCGACCATGAACACGGAGACGCCCTCCTGGTTGATGGTGCGGATCAGTTCCAGCACGCGGTCGACATAGAGCGGCGACAGGCCCATGGTCGGCTCGTCCATCACGATCATCCTGGGACGGCTCATCAACGCGCGCGCCATCGCGACCATCTGCTGCTCACCGCCCGACAACGAGCCCGCGCGCTGCGACAGCCGCTGGCCGAGCTTCGGGAACAGGGTCAGCATCTTGTCGAGATCCTGTGCGATCGCCTCGCGGTCATTGCGCACGAACGCACCCATCAGGATGTTCTCGCGCACACTCATGTCCGCGAACAGCCGCCGCGCCTCAGGCACCGAGGCGATGCCGCGGCGGACGATCTGCGGCGTGGTCAATCCGATGAGCGAGGCGCCATCGAACGTGACATCGCCGGAGCGCGGCTTCACCAGACCCAAAATAATCTTCATCGTCGTCGACTTGCCGCTGGCATTGCCCCCGAGCAGGCAGACGATGTGACCGCGCGCGACCGTGATCGACAGGTCGAAATGCACCTGGGCCTGGCCGTAGAAGGTGTTGACGTTGGATAGCGCCAGCAGCGGTTCTGGTATGCTCGCCGTCATGCCGCGCTCTCCTGCTCCGACGCCCCTGACAGCCCGTGGCCGAGATAGGCCTCGATCACCTTGGGATCGCTCCGCACCGCTTCGCCCGGCCCTTCCGCGATCTTCTTGCCCTCGTCCATCACGATGACGCGGTCGGACAGGCGCATCACCATCTCCAGCTTGTGCTCGATCAGGAGGATAGTGAGGCCTTCCGCCTTGAGCTCGGCGACGAGCGCCTGCATCTCCGCAGTCTCGGTCGGGTTCATGCCGGCTGTCGGCTCGTCGAGCAGCAGCAGGCGCGGCTGCAGTACCAGCGCGCGCGCGATCTCGACACGGCGGCGGTTGGCGTAGGACAGACTATAAGCAGGCTGGTCGATCCGCGGCAGCAGCCGCTCGCCGAAGCGGGCGAGAATGGCTTTTACTTCCTCGCGCAGCCGCTCCTCTTCGTTCCTGACACTCGCCGGCCGAAGCAGCGCCAAGCCCAACTCCAGCAGCGGGCCGATCAACGGCACGGCCGGCTTCACCGCACGGAGCCGCGTGTGCGCGCCGATCAGGACATTGTCCATCACGCTGAGATTGCCGAAGACGCGGCCAAGCTGGAAGGTGCGTGCGATGCCCTGGCCCGCAAGCCGCTCCGGCGAGAAGCCCGTGACGTCCTGGCCTTCGAAGTGAACTGTACCCGCGTCGGGCCGGTCGAGCCCGGTGACGAGATTGAACAGCGTGGTCTTGCCGGCGCCGTTCGGGCCGATGATGCTAACGAGCTCGCCCTTGGCGAGATCGAGGTCGATGGCATCGACAGCGGTGAGGCCGCCGAAGCGGCGCGTCAGCCCGCGCAGGGACAGCATGGTCGTGTGCTGCTCCGCCATCACATCGTCCCCAACAGGCCCTGCGGCCTGAACCGCACCAGCAGCAGGAGCACGATGCCGTAGATCAGGATGCGGTACTCCGCCGCGATCCGGAAGACTTCGGGCAGGCCGACCAGCGCCACGGCGCCCAACATCGCGCCGACGACATTGCCGAGACCGCCGAGGATGACGACCGTCAGCGCCAGGATCGATTGCTGCGTGTTGAAGGTTTCGTGGTTGATGTAGGAATAGAGATGCGCGGCGATGCCGCCGCTGACGCCGGCGGCAAAGCCGCCGAAGATGAAAGCCAGCGATTTGTAGCGGTTCAGGCTGAGGCCATAGGCGCGCGCGGCGATGTCGTCGTCGCGGATGGCGCGGAAGCTGCGGCCAAGATGCGAGGTCAGAAGTCGCCCCTGCAGCAGCGCCAGCACGACCATCACCGCGAAGCTGAACCAGTAGATCGCGGTCGGGCTGATCAAATCGTAGCCAAACAGCGACAGTGGCGGGATGCCGGAAATGCCGATCGGGCCGCGCGTGACGCTCTCCCAGTTCAGGATCACCAGCGACACGATCTCGCCGATGGCGAGCGTCGCGATCGACACGTAATGCCCGCGCAGCCGGAACGACGGCGAGATCAGCAACGTGCCGAGCGCAGCACTCATAAGGCCGCCGCCGATGATGGCGAGGCCGACCGGCACGTTGAGAGTCAACGACAGCAGCGCGGAAGTATAGGCCCCGATGGCAAGCAGTGCGGCGTGACCGAGCGAGACCTGGCCGATCGTGCCCGCCACCAGCGTCAGGCTGAGCGCGAGCATGCCGAGCAGCCAGGCATTGATCAGGGTCTGAAGCACGTAGAACGACACCGGGAACAACGGCAGGATCGCAAAGATCGCGCTCGCAGCCAGCAGCATCCAGCGCGGAATGCGGACCGGACGGCTCGGCGCGATGAATGTGCCGGTGAGCGGCTCCGGCGGCGCCTGCCGCGCGCTGGCGAACAGGCCGTTCGGCCGCAGCACGAGCACGACGACGAGCAGCAGAAAGGCGAACAGGTTGCGATAGCTGGTGCCGAACACGGCGACACCGTAGCTCTCCACCAATCCGAGCAGCAGGCTGCCGATCACGGCGCCCGGCACGTTGCCGGCACCGCCGACCACTTCCGCAACGACGCCCTTGAGTGTCGCCTGCAGGCTCATCGCGGTGTCGATCTGGTTGTAGTACATGCCGACCAGCATGCCGGAGACGCCGCCCAGCGCAGCGGCGATGCCGAACACCGCCTGATTGACCCGATTGACGTCGACGCCCATTTGCATCGCGGCGTCGCGGTCCTGCGCGGTGGCGCGCACCGCCCAGCCGAGCTTGGAGTAGCGCAGGAACACGAACAGCAGCAGCGCGCTGGTAAGACCGACCCCGGCTATGAGCAGGTCAAGCGGCCCGATGGTGCCGCCGCCGACCTGGAAGCGCACATCCGGCAACTGGCTCGGCAGCGCACGCGGATTGGGCGAGAAGGTCAGCATCACCAGCTGATCGAGCACGAAGCTGATGCCGATGGTGGCGAGCAGCGGCGCGATCCGCACCGAGTTCTGCAGCGGCCGCAGGCCGAACCGCTCGATGATCAGCCCGACGATGGCGGCCGCCACCGCCACCACGATGATGGTGAGCGGCAGCGGCGTATGCAGCTGCACCACTGCGACCCAGCCGATATAGGCGCCGACCAGGTAGATCGAGCCCTGCGCGAAGTTGATCAGCCGGCTGACGCCGAAGATCAGCGCGAGCCCGACCGCAACGAGGGCGTAGACATTGCCGACGATCAGGCCGTTGATCGTGTAATCGAGCCAGGAAGACACGCAGCGTTCCTACTGAAGGGAGAACGGGCCGGGGCGAAATGCACCGGCCATCAGGTCAGGTCGGTTTGCCGTCCCACAGCGCGAACTGGCCCTTGCGCACGACAAGCTCGGCGTTCATGGCGCCCTTGACGCGGCGGCTCGCGACGTCGAACGTCGCCGAGCCGAAGATGACGCTGGAGACGTCCTTCACTTTCGTGAACGCATCGCGGATCGCGCGGCGGTCGGTGCCGCCGATCTTGACCACGGCGGCGGCCATGTTCATCGCGTCATAGGAATAGGCGTTGAAGGCATCGGGCTCCTGCCCGTTATATTTCTTCTTGAATCCCGCGATGAACTTCTGCACCTCGGGCCGCGTATCCTCGGGGAAGTAGCGCGTGCCGACGTGAACGTCCTCGACCGCCTCGCCGCCGAGCTCGATGAATTTCGGCGAGTAGACCGAGCTCGCAGCGCAGATGACCTGCTTCAACCCGACCTGACGCGCCTGACGGGCGATCAGCGCGCCGTCGGAATAATAGGAGATCAGGATCAGCCCGTCCGGATTGGCGTCGCGCACGCGCACCAGCGTCGAGCGGAAGTCGCGCTCCTCCGCGATGTAGCCCTCGGTCACCACGATCTCGGCGCCGTATTCCTTGGCCGCGTTGGTGAAATAATCGCGGCTGGTACGGCCCCAATCGGTGTTGAGGTGCAGGACCGCGAGCTTCTTGAGGCCGAGGCGCTTGACGGCATAGGCAGCCAGCAGCGGCTGCTCGTCGGCCTGGCTGACCGAGGTGCTCCACATGAAGTCGCCGCCCTTGGTGAAATCGGGATGCGAATTGGTAAAGCCGAACTGCACGAGGCCACCGCGCTGGTAGATCGGCGAAGCCGCCATCGAGGCCGGGCTGGAGAAGTCGCCGAGCTCCATGACGATGCGGGAATCGGAGACGAACTTCTGGGCGATCGCCACCGACTGGCGCGGGTCGCTCTGGCTGTCCTCGAACTGATAGACGAGCTTGCGGCCGTTGATGCCGCCGGCCGCCATGATCTCGTCGAGCGCGAGATCAAAACCCTGCTTCCACTGCGTGCCATATTGCGCATTCGGTCCCGTCAGGGGGCCGCTGACGCCGAGCAGGATCGGCTCGGAGGTATCAGCGAGGCCGCCGCGCGAGAAGGTCGCGCCCGCCATCATGACGGCAAGCGAGCCCTTGACCAGTTTACGACGATCGATGTTGCTCATGCACGGCTCCATCCACTCAGGTGTTGAAACGCCAGTTCAATCAGGCAGCAATTCTCGTGCCGGTGTGATTGCCTATTTCGAGGGCTCGCCGAGCGACAGCATCAGCCGGTTCGCCCAGTTGAAGAACGAGGCGCCGTTGATGACGTCGACGATCTCGGCATCGTCGAGACCGGCGCGGCGCAGCTCCGCGATATTGTCAGGACCGAACGCGATCGGGGTTGCGGCCAGTGCGACCGAGGCCTTGACCACGGCGTTCCAGCGCTCGCCGAGATCGGCCTTGACGCCTTCGTCGAGCAGACGTTGCACGTCGTCGCGGCGCTTGGAATAGGTGCTGGCGAAGCGCGCATGCACCGAGGCACAGTAGATGCAGCCATTGTAGCGCGAGGTGGCGGCGGCCGCGAGTTCGCGCTCGGCGCGCGGCAGCCCGTCGGCGACGTTGTAGAAGATGTCCTTGTCGGTCTTGGTACGGGCTTCCAGCACCTCGGGATCGCGCACCAGCAGGCGGAAATATTCCGACTTGGCGCGGGAGCGATCGACCAGGCCGGCGTAATGCCGCTCGGTCAGCTCGGCCTCGGGCAGCGGATCGATCCAGGAGACCCAGCCAAGCTCGTCCTGGGTGAAGACGACGGGTGGATTGACGGTGGCGCTCATGATGCAGTCTCCTTTTGTGCGTTCGCGGCGGCGAGCGTGCGCAAGCCGCTGACGACACGCACCTGGAACGACAGGAACGCGACGAGCTGGGAGAACGTGACGATGCCGGTGGTCGACCAGCCGGCGTCGAGCAGGGCCTTCATGTCGGCGGACGCGGCATCGCGAGGCCGGAATACGAGCAAATGCGCGTGTTCGAGCGCCGCTGCGAGCCTCGTACCAAGTGCCGATTTGCTCTCTGCACCGACGCGAAAAATCAGGCCGGCGGTGTTCTCGACCGACAACGGACCCGCGGGATACGATCCATACGGACCCGACGTCCTGCCACGCGCGATCTCGGCGTCGATCGCTCCAAGCAGAGCCGCGCCGCCCGTGCTCGCCGCGAGCTTTTCGCGATAGAAGGTGGCAACCGGGGACCCGCCATGCAGCCCGGTCACGAAGGCGGCGACTGCGGCGCGTTCGAGCAGCGAGACATCGCCGGCGTCGATCGGCTCGAACAGGGAGAGATAGCTCTTCTGCGCATTCTCGCGCGCCTGCAGGCGGCGGGCGCGGATGGCGTCCAAGGCCGAGCCCGGCTCGATCCCGGCGAGCGTGTCGATGATATCCCGCGTACTCATCATTCAGCCTCGTGCAACGCGATGCTCTTCATGTCCGATCAGCCTGCCAGCGCCACATCGGGCGCCGTCCGCGTCCAGCCCAGCGCCGGCGCGACCTTCTCCGCGACCAGATCGATCGAGCGCAGGACTTGGGGATGCGGAGCATCGACCGAATGCACCTGGAAGACGAGATCGGTCACCCGCTCCAGCGTCGCATCGGCGCGGAGCGAGGCGATGACGTGGTCGGCATCGCCGACATGGGTGTCGAACGCCGTGATCATCTCCTCCAGCGTCTCGCCAGGCGGAAGGTGGCCGCCCTTCATGAATTGCGGCAGCGCGCGGCGCAGCCCGATATCGGCAAGACGCAACGCCTCGGCATGATCGTCGGCGGCGAAGATGCTGCGGGAGGCCATGATGCGCGGCTCGGCTCCCTTGGGCAGCGCTTCCAGATAGGCATCGATCACCGGGTTCTGGATCTCGGCCAGCGTCGCCTTCGGCGCCTCCCTGGTCCGCGGCTGGGTGCGTGACAGCAGCAGGCCATCGCCGGCCTTGCCCGCACGGGCGCCGCCCGCGACCGAGAACGTGGCCTGCCAGATGCGTTTGTCCAATTGCGGCCGCTGCGGATAGATCGTATCGCCGCCTTCGAGCGGCTTGCCGACCAGCGCGGTGCGGACGACCTCCAGATTGCGCGCAAAGATCTCGTTGCGCTGGGCGCTGTCGAGGCCGAAGGCGGCGAAGGCCGAGGGATTGCCGCCGGTGCCGACGCCGAGCTCGAAGCGGCCGTTGCAGAGGAGATCGAGCACCGCGGCGTCCTCCGCCACCCGCACCGCGTTCTCCAGCGGCAGCGTGACGATGCCGGTGCCGAGCCTAATGCGCGAGGTTCGGGCTGCGACATAGCCGAGGAAAGTGAAGGGCGACGGCAGGCCGCCTTCGCGTTCGTGGAAATGATGCTGGGCGATCCACGCGGAATCGAGCCCCGCCTTTTCGGCGCGCACGATCTGCTCGGCCGCGAAGCGATAGCGCTCGGCGGGGGGCGCCTCGTCGAGCAGCCGCGTGAAGAATCCCAGGCGTTTCAGATTTGCAAAGCGTTTCATGCGACCCCTGTCGGACCGGGATGACCAGGCTGCCGATGATGTCGGTTACTTCAGCTCCAGACAAGCGGGCATTGCGCAAGGCTCGTACGCAACGACGTCCGCCGGGAGCGCTGCTGCGCTGCAGCTGGGCAGATTGCCTACCAGCTCGGCAGCACCGCGCCCTTGAATTTGGCGAGGACGAACTCCTTGACCTCCGGCGAGTGGTAGCTGTCGACGAGGGTCCTGACCCAGGGCTTGTCCTTGTCGGCGGCGCGCACCGTGATCAAATTGACGTAGGGGCCCTTGGGGTCCTCGCGCAGGATCGGGTCCTTGACCGGATCGAGGCCCGCCTGGGTTGCATAATTGGTGTTGATCGCGGCGGCATCGACGTCGTCGAGCGCACGCGGCGCCTGGGCGGCGTCGACCTCGATGAATTTCAGCTTCTTCGGGTTCTCGGTGATGTCGAACACCGTCGGCTTGAAGCCGGTGCCATCCTTCAGCTTGATCACGCCCTTGTCGCGCAGCAGCAGCAGCACGCGGCCGCCATTGGTGGGATCGTTCGGGATCGAGACCTTGCCGCCCTCGGGGATGTCGGCGAAGGCCTTGTGCTTCTTCGAGTAGACGCCGATCGGAAAGTTCACGGTCAGGCCGACGGCCTCGATCTTGTAGCCGCGGTCGGCTTTCTGGTTGTCCAGATAAGGCTGGTTCTGAAACGAATTGGCCTGGATCTCGCCGGCATCGAGCGCGGCGTTGGGCACGACATAGTCGGAGAATTCGAGCAGCTGGATGTCGAGCCCTTGCTTGGCGGCGATCGGCTTCACCGCCTCGAGGATCTGCGCATGCGGGCCCGGCGTCACGCCGATCTTGATGGTCTCGGCGGCGGCTGCTGCCGACCAGGCGGCGAGCGCGGTTGCGACGATCAGGCGGAGGCGAAACGACATTTTGGTCTCCATGGAACGGCACGAAAGATGGGAACCGTATTCGCTTCTCCGTCGGATCAAATCAATGAAATGGAAAACCATATTTGCCGCCCGGTGCGGACGACGCTTCTCCGTTCGATGCGATGTGGGGAATGAACGCGCCTGGACAAGCGTGAGGCGCATCACGGCATGGCCGTGCTCGCCGGGCGAGATTGCCGGCACAACCAGCCCGGAGTTTTGCCATGACCACCCTCGCCGCTCCCAAGCTCACCGGCCGGAACCGGCTCGAATGCTTTGCGCTCTATGCCGTGCTCCAGGGCCTGCCGATCTATTCCGGCGTCGCGCTGCTGATGAAGCTGATCAACGCGTCCGAATTCGCCGGCGAGCCGTTCGGTGCCGCGATCTTCGTCGCGACGGTGGCGACCTTCCATGGCCTCGTGACGCCATGGCTCGGGCCGAAATTCCCGCATTTCTTCAGGCACAATTTCGAGCCGGTGTTCGCCGATCCGACGCTGTCCTTCTCCGAAAAGGTCTCACGCTGGCTGGCGCAGCCCAAGTCGGCGCTGCAGCTGCTGAGCAACGCACTGCTGCTGTCCGCGCTGGCGATCGGCGTTGCCGGCATGGGCTGAACCGGCCCGCAAGCGCTCTCCCCGTCGTCATTTCGTCGCATGGCCCGGCGGCCACGCCGGCATTGCCGCCTCGTGCATGATGCAACATGATGGCCGCCGGCGACGATTTGTCTTCGCAAGCGTGGAGGGTGATCCGATGGACGAGAACGAGATCCAAGGCCTGGTCACGGAGGTCAAGCAAGGCACGCTGTCGCGGCGCTCTTTCATCGGGAAGGTGGCCGCGTTCGGAATCGCGGCGCCGATCGCCAGCCAGATCCTGGTCTGGCACGATGTGGCGATGGCGGATGCCACGCTCGACTACAAGCCGACCAAGGCCGGCGGCGGCGGCCCGCTGAAGATCCTGCTGTGGCAGGCCCCGACCCTGCTCAATCCGCATTTCGCGCTCGGCACCAAGGACCAGATCGCCTCGCGCATCTTCTTCGAGCCGCTCGCCGGCTGGGACAAGGAGGGCAACCTCGTCCCCTGTCTCGCCGCCGAAGTTCCGACCAAGGCGAACGGCGGCCTCGCAGCCGACGGCATGAGCGTGGTCTGGAAGCTGAAGCAGGGCGTCAAATGGCATGACGGCAAGCCCTTCACCGCCGACGACGTCGTCTTCACCTGGCAATACGCCGCCGATCCCGCAACCGCGGCCTTCACCACCGGCTCCTACAAGGACATCAAGGTCGATAAGATCGACGACCATACGGTCAAGGTGACCTTCAAGGCGCCGACGCCGTTCTGGGCCGACCCGTTCGTTGGCGGCCAGGTCGGCCAGATCCTGCCAAAACACCATTTCGGCGACTATGTCGGCGCCAAGTCGCGCGAAGCCCCGGGCAATCTGAAGCCGGTCGGCACCGGGCCGTACAGGTTCGTCGAATTCAAGCCGGGCGACATGATCCGGGCCGAACGCAACCCGGATTACCACGTCAAGAACCAGCCGCATTTCGACACGCTCGAGGTCAAGGGCGGCGGCGACGCGGTGTCCGCGGCACGCGCCGTGCTGCAGACCGGCGAATACGACTTTGCCTGGAACATGCAGGTGGAGGAGGAGGTGCTCAAGCGCATGGAGGCGAGCGGCAAAGGCAAGCTCGACATCACGCCTTCGGGCAATGTCGAGTTCATCATCCTCAACACCACGGATCCCTGGACCGAGGTCGACGGCGAGCGTTCCAGCGTCAAGACCAAGCATCCGACGCTGTCCGATCCCGCCGTGCGCCGCGCGATCAACCTGCTGATCGACCGCGATTCGATCCAGAAATTCATCTACGGCCGCGGCGGCATCGCCACCGCTAGCTTCGTCAACGCACCGAAGCAGTTCAAGTCGCCCAAGCTCAAATACGAATTCGATATCGACAAGGCCAACAAGATTCTCGACGAGGCCGGCTGGACCAAAGGCGCGGACGGCATCCGCGAGAAGGACGGCAAGAAGCTCAAATACGTATTCCAGACCTCGACCAACGCCCCGCGCCAGAAGACGCAGGCCATCATCAAGCAGGCCTGCCAGAAGGCCGGCATCGAGATCGAGGTCAAGGCGGTCACCGCCTCGGTGTTCTTCTCCTCCGACGTCGGCAATCCCGACACCTACTCGAAATTCTATGCCGACATGGAGATGTACAACACGACGCAGCCGCAGCCCGATCCGGAGCGCCTGCTGAACCAGTGCGTGTCCTGGGAGATCGCGACCAAGGACAACAAATGGCTCGGCCGCAACAACTCG
The sequence above is drawn from the Bradyrhizobium amphicarpaeae genome and encodes:
- a CDS encoding peptide ABC transporter substrate-binding protein, with product MDENEIQGLVTEVKQGTLSRRSFIGKVAAFGIAAPIASQILVWHDVAMADATLDYKPTKAGGGGPLKILLWQAPTLLNPHFALGTKDQIASRIFFEPLAGWDKEGNLVPCLAAEVPTKANGGLAADGMSVVWKLKQGVKWHDGKPFTADDVVFTWQYAADPATAAFTTGSYKDIKVDKIDDHTVKVTFKAPTPFWADPFVGGQVGQILPKHHFGDYVGAKSREAPGNLKPVGTGPYRFVEFKPGDMIRAERNPDYHVKNQPHFDTLEVKGGGDAVSAARAVLQTGEYDFAWNMQVEEEVLKRMEASGKGKLDITPSGNVEFIILNTTDPWTEVDGERSSVKTKHPTLSDPAVRRAINLLIDRDSIQKFIYGRGGIATASFVNAPKQFKSPKLKYEFDIDKANKILDEAGWTKGADGIREKDGKKLKYVFQTSTNAPRQKTQAIIKQACQKAGIEIEVKAVTASVFFSSDVGNPDTYSKFYADMEMYNTTQPQPDPERLLNQCVSWEIATKDNKWLGRNNSRWSDPEADKAYKAAQSELDPVKRAALLMKVDEIFCGAHVFLPLLSRPIVNAGVNNLVVDMSGWDTITWNLAAWYRV
- a CDS encoding MetQ/NlpA family ABC transporter substrate-binding protein, which translates into the protein METKMSFRLRLIVATALAAWSAAAAAETIKIGVTPGPHAQILEAVKPIAAKQGLDIQLLEFSDYVVPNAALDAGEIQANSFQNQPYLDNQKADRGYKIEAVGLTVNFPIGVYSKKHKAFADIPEGGKVSIPNDPTNGGRVLLLLRDKGVIKLKDGTGFKPTVFDITENPKKLKFIEVDAAQAPRALDDVDAAAINTNYATQAGLDPVKDPILREDPKGPYVNLITVRAADKDKPWVRTLVDSYHSPEVKEFVLAKFKGAVLPSW
- a CDS encoding alkylhydroperoxidase domain protein, with translation MSATVNPPVVFTQDELGWVSWIDPLPEAELTERHYAGLVDRSRAKSEYFRLLVRDPEVLEARTKTDKDIFYNVADGLPRAERELAAAATSRYNGCIYCASVHARFASTYSKRRDDVQRLLDEGVKADLGERWNAVVKASVALAATPIAFGPDNIAELRRAGLDDAEIVDVINGASFFNWANRLMLSLGEPSK
- a CDS encoding ABC transporter substrate-binding protein; its protein translation is MSNIDRRKLVKGSLAVMMAGATFSRGGLADTSEPILLGVSGPLTGPNAQYGTQWKQGFDLALDEIMAAGGINGRKLVYQFEDSQSDPRQSVAIAQKFVSDSRIVMELGDFSSPASMAASPIYQRGGLVQFGFTNSHPDFTKGGDFMWSTSVSQADEQPLLAAYAVKRLGLKKLAVLHLNTDWGRTSRDYFTNAAKEYGAEIVVTEGYIAEERDFRSTLVRVRDANPDGLILISYYSDGALIARQARQVGLKQVICAASSVYSPKFIELGGEAVEDVHVGTRYFPEDTRPEVQKFIAGFKKKYNGQEPDAFNAYSYDAMNMAAAVVKIGGTDRRAIRDAFTKVKDVSSVIFGSATFDVASRRVKGAMNAELVVRKGQFALWDGKPT
- a CDS encoding putative FMN-dependent luciferase-like monooxygenase, whose translation is MKRFANLKRLGFFTRLLDEAPPAERYRFAAEQIVRAEKAGLDSAWIAQHHFHEREGGLPSPFTFLGYVAARTSRIRLGTGIVTLPLENAVRVAEDAAVLDLLCNGRFELGVGTGGNPSAFAAFGLDSAQRNEIFARNLEVVRTALVGKPLEGGDTIYPQRPQLDKRIWQATFSVAGGARAGKAGDGLLLSRTQPRTREAPKATLAEIQNPVIDAYLEALPKGAEPRIMASRSIFAADDHAEALRLADIGLRRALPQFMKGGHLPPGETLEEMITAFDTHVGDADHVIASLRADATLERVTDLVFQVHSVDAPHPQVLRSIDLVAEKVAPALGWTRTAPDVALAG
- a CDS encoding CMD domain protein, which translates into the protein MMSTRDIIDTLAGIEPGSALDAIRARRLQARENAQKSYLSLFEPIDAGDVSLLERAAVAAFVTGLHGGSPVATFYREKLAASTGGAALLGAIDAEIARGRTSGPYGSYPAGPLSVENTAGLIFRVGAESKSALGTRLAAALEHAHLLVFRPRDAASADMKALLDAGWSTTGIVTFSQLVAFLSFQVRVVSGLRTLAAANAQKETAS